The following proteins come from a genomic window of Amaranthus tricolor cultivar Red isolate AtriRed21 chromosome 14, ASM2621246v1, whole genome shotgun sequence:
- the LOC130800322 gene encoding succinate dehydrogenase subunit 7A, mitochondrial-like codes for MASFLKSSPFSSMRSQSQRIQSLFAQPSRSFHIDLGEREKALLEKDSALSRFKSYKQGAKRIRRVGDVLTVIVVAGCCYEIYVRATTRAEAKSQE; via the exons ATGGCGTCTTTTCTCAAAAGTTCACCTTTCTCATCAATGCGATCTCAATCTCAG AGGATCCAGAGTTTGTTTGCGCAGCCCAGCCGAAGTTTTCACATCGACCTTGGGGAGCGCGAGAAAGCT CTATTGGAAAAGGATTCAGCATTGAGTCGGTTCAAATCATATAAGCAGGGTGCAAAACGTATTAGAAGAGTCGGCGATGTTCTCACTGTCATTGTTGTGGCAG GCTGTTGCTACGAGATCTATGTTAGAGCTACAACACGAGCAGAAGCTAAGAGTCAGGAATAA
- the LOC130800323 gene encoding calmodulin-binding protein 60 A-like isoform X1, with protein MCIITTVIVLLLDINIIIHSCLVFQFLILIFKKNMSQKRTQDDCSTSTTKIGLDSLISSDDKRRKSLPSFRSVVLEVMKQQSFQSALEPMLRRVVKEEVELAIRKYVMSLKRNSDEDIFSCELRNLQLKFLSTLSLPVFTGTRIEGEDGSAIKVALIDADTQELVKNFPESGAKVEVVVLEGDFDGDEGENWTVDEFKNNVVREREGKKPLLSGDVHIYLKDGTGSVGEISFTDNSSWTRSRRFRLGARVIGNYDGAKIREAKTESFIVRDHRGELYKKHHPPSLCDEVWRLEKIGKDGAFHKRLSIERVRTVKDFLILLNLDPVRLRNILGSGMSAKMWEVAIEHARTCVLDKRVFLYYSPISQHRNGVVFNVVGQVMGFYLESQFVPIDKLPENEKIDSQRMAIEAFQHWDGVISFEDMESLIGMSSHTSSSPMTETSDASKLMTSQQMVNTTDYAQPSTPSDSFSPLYSLGCLSSPIDFSLQSIDALDLRYEHDLDIPVPISNSLFCPSHSMNQPFNDDDHLGFMDIDYPSIQSADMGLESQADLQSAYCGFVRSRSSGPTVRGPAHRRWRVLSSILRWFQIRRLVVARRTPFSRIQRA; from the exons ATGTGCATAATAACAACAGTAATTGTTTTACTTTTGGATATAAATATTATCATCCATTCTTGTTTGGTATTTCAATTTCTTATTcttatattcaagaaaaatatGTCTCAAAAACGAACCCAAGATGATTGTTCTACTTCTACTACTAAGATTGGTTTAGATAGTCTTATTAGCTCTGATGATAAGCGTAGGAAGAGTCTTCCTTCTTTTAGAAG TGTGGTCCTGGAGGTGATGAAACAGCAGAGTTTCCAGAGTGCATTGGAGCCTATGCTTCGTAGAGTT GTGAAAGAAGAGGTAGAATTGGCAATACGGAAATATGTCATGAGTTTGAAGCG GAATTCCGATGAAGATATATTTTCTTGTGAATTAAGGAACCTACAACTTAAATTCTTGAGCACACTTTCTCTTCCGGTGTTTACTGGAACTCGAATTGAAGGAGAAGATGGTTCAGCAATTAAAGTGGCTCTAATAGATGCTGATACTCAAGAGCTCGTCAAAAATTTCCCTGAATCGGGTGCAAAAGTAGAAGTCGTTGTTCTTGAAGGAGACTTCGATGGCGATGAGGGAGAAAATTGGACTGTAGATGAGTTTAAAAACAATGTTGTCAGAGAACGAGAAGGAAAAAAGCCTCTTCTTTCGGGGGATGTACATATATATCTAAAGGATGGCACTGGTTCTGTCGGTGAAATTTCTTTTACTGATAACTCGAGCTGGACAAGGAGTCGTAGATTCAGACTAGGAGCAAGAGTGATCGGGAACTATGATGGAGCTAAGATTAGGGAAGCAAAGACGGAATCCTTCATCGTTAGGGATCATCGTGGAGAGT TGTACAAAAAACACCATCCTCCGTCTCTATGTGATGAGGTTTGGCGACTGGAGAAGATAGGAAAAGACGGAGCATTCCACAAAAGATTGAGCATAGAAAGAGTGAGGACAGTAAAGGACTTTCTAATTTTGCTTAATCTGGATCCTGTACGTCTCCGAAAT ATACTTGGTTCCGGTATGTCAGCCAAGATGTGGGAGGTTGCTATAGAACACGCGCGGACATGTGTACTCGACAAACGAGTCTTCTTATATTATTCGCCTATTTCTCAGCACCGAAATGGTGTGGTCTTCAATGTCGTTGGACAAGTAATGGGGTTTTATTTGGAAAGCCAGTTCGTTCCTATAGACAAGCTACCTGAAAACGAAAAG ATTGATTCACAAAGAATGGCCATTGAGGCTTTTCAACACTGGGATGGAGTGATCTCGTTTGAAGACATGGAATCTCTCATCGGGATGTCTTCGCACACCTCAAGCTCACCCATGACCGAGACTTCAGACGCAAGCAAACTTATGACGTCACAACAAATGGTAAATACAACCGATTATGCACAACCGAGCACACCTTCCGATAGTTTCTCCCCGCTCTATTCACTGGGCTGCTTGAGCAGCCCAATCGACTTTTCCCTGCAGTCTATAGATGCCTTGGACCTAAGATATGAGCATGATCTTGATATTCCCGTCCCTATAAGTAATTCTTTGTTTTGCCCTTCACACTCGATGAATCAACCGTTCAATGATGACGACCATCTAGGGTTTATGGATATCGACTACCCTTCGATTCAGTCAGCTGACATGGGTTTGGAATCTCAAGCTGATTTGCAGAGTGCGTACTGTGGCTTCGTGAGGTCTCGTTCTTCGGGTCCTACTGTCCGAGGACCAGCTCATAGAAGGTGGAGGGTTCTTTCGAGTATTCTACGATGGTTTCAGATACGAAGGCTAGTGGTCGCGAGAAGAACACCATTTTCTCGGATACAGAGAGCTTAG
- the LOC130800323 gene encoding calmodulin-binding protein 60 A-like isoform X2 has translation MVQNREEQGRLPFLVVLEVMKQQSFQSALEPMLRRVVKEEVELAIRKYVMSLKRNSDEDIFSCELRNLQLKFLSTLSLPVFTGTRIEGEDGSAIKVALIDADTQELVKNFPESGAKVEVVVLEGDFDGDEGENWTVDEFKNNVVREREGKKPLLSGDVHIYLKDGTGSVGEISFTDNSSWTRSRRFRLGARVIGNYDGAKIREAKTESFIVRDHRGELYKKHHPPSLCDEVWRLEKIGKDGAFHKRLSIERVRTVKDFLILLNLDPVRLRNILGSGMSAKMWEVAIEHARTCVLDKRVFLYYSPISQHRNGVVFNVVGQVMGFYLESQFVPIDKLPENEKIDSQRMAIEAFQHWDGVISFEDMESLIGMSSHTSSSPMTETSDASKLMTSQQMVNTTDYAQPSTPSDSFSPLYSLGCLSSPIDFSLQSIDALDLRYEHDLDIPVPISNSLFCPSHSMNQPFNDDDHLGFMDIDYPSIQSADMGLESQADLQSAYCGFVRSRSSGPTVRGPAHRRWRVLSSILRWFQIRRLVVARRTPFSRIQRA, from the exons ATGGTACAAAATCGTGAAGAACAAGGGAGACTTCCTTTTCT TGTGGTCCTGGAGGTGATGAAACAGCAGAGTTTCCAGAGTGCATTGGAGCCTATGCTTCGTAGAGTT GTGAAAGAAGAGGTAGAATTGGCAATACGGAAATATGTCATGAGTTTGAAGCG GAATTCCGATGAAGATATATTTTCTTGTGAATTAAGGAACCTACAACTTAAATTCTTGAGCACACTTTCTCTTCCGGTGTTTACTGGAACTCGAATTGAAGGAGAAGATGGTTCAGCAATTAAAGTGGCTCTAATAGATGCTGATACTCAAGAGCTCGTCAAAAATTTCCCTGAATCGGGTGCAAAAGTAGAAGTCGTTGTTCTTGAAGGAGACTTCGATGGCGATGAGGGAGAAAATTGGACTGTAGATGAGTTTAAAAACAATGTTGTCAGAGAACGAGAAGGAAAAAAGCCTCTTCTTTCGGGGGATGTACATATATATCTAAAGGATGGCACTGGTTCTGTCGGTGAAATTTCTTTTACTGATAACTCGAGCTGGACAAGGAGTCGTAGATTCAGACTAGGAGCAAGAGTGATCGGGAACTATGATGGAGCTAAGATTAGGGAAGCAAAGACGGAATCCTTCATCGTTAGGGATCATCGTGGAGAGT TGTACAAAAAACACCATCCTCCGTCTCTATGTGATGAGGTTTGGCGACTGGAGAAGATAGGAAAAGACGGAGCATTCCACAAAAGATTGAGCATAGAAAGAGTGAGGACAGTAAAGGACTTTCTAATTTTGCTTAATCTGGATCCTGTACGTCTCCGAAAT ATACTTGGTTCCGGTATGTCAGCCAAGATGTGGGAGGTTGCTATAGAACACGCGCGGACATGTGTACTCGACAAACGAGTCTTCTTATATTATTCGCCTATTTCTCAGCACCGAAATGGTGTGGTCTTCAATGTCGTTGGACAAGTAATGGGGTTTTATTTGGAAAGCCAGTTCGTTCCTATAGACAAGCTACCTGAAAACGAAAAG ATTGATTCACAAAGAATGGCCATTGAGGCTTTTCAACACTGGGATGGAGTGATCTCGTTTGAAGACATGGAATCTCTCATCGGGATGTCTTCGCACACCTCAAGCTCACCCATGACCGAGACTTCAGACGCAAGCAAACTTATGACGTCACAACAAATGGTAAATACAACCGATTATGCACAACCGAGCACACCTTCCGATAGTTTCTCCCCGCTCTATTCACTGGGCTGCTTGAGCAGCCCAATCGACTTTTCCCTGCAGTCTATAGATGCCTTGGACCTAAGATATGAGCATGATCTTGATATTCCCGTCCCTATAAGTAATTCTTTGTTTTGCCCTTCACACTCGATGAATCAACCGTTCAATGATGACGACCATCTAGGGTTTATGGATATCGACTACCCTTCGATTCAGTCAGCTGACATGGGTTTGGAATCTCAAGCTGATTTGCAGAGTGCGTACTGTGGCTTCGTGAGGTCTCGTTCTTCGGGTCCTACTGTCCGAGGACCAGCTCATAGAAGGTGGAGGGTTCTTTCGAGTATTCTACGATGGTTTCAGATACGAAGGCTAGTGGTCGCGAGAAGAACACCATTTTCTCGGATACAGAGAGCTTAG